In Halobaculum magnesiiphilum, the following proteins share a genomic window:
- a CDS encoding DUF7573 domain-containing protein, which translates to MPEDRSLEEFAGAELDADADTNADAEADTDAGADAEAVDTVDLAEPTYDYSPDGAACAACGESVTRRWRDDGDYVCGDCKEW; encoded by the coding sequence GTGCCCGAAGACCGATCGCTGGAGGAGTTCGCCGGCGCCGAGCTGGACGCGGACGCCGACACGAACGCGGACGCGGAGGCCGACACCGACGCCGGCGCGGACGCGGAAGCAGTAGACACCGTCGACCTCGCGGAGCCGACGTACGACTACTCGCCCGACGGCGCCGCCTGCGCGGCCTGCGGCGAGTCGGTGACCCGTCGCTGGCGCGACGACGGCGACTACGTCTGCGGCGACTGCAAGGAGTGGTGA
- a CDS encoding NUDIX domain-containing protein: MAHVVTAFLRDRGEVLLVRRSDAVGTYSGRWGGVSGYVEGDADDPVDDALREIREETGIGKTDLTLVRRGDTVAVHDAEGAFTVHPFLFDCDTRAVEPNEELAATEWVQPPAMLERETVPRLWDAYRAVGPTAETVAADRTHGSASVSVRALEALRDEAADATLAGHPWESVADAARDLRDARPGMTALATRVNRVMHEADRTPAAVRDRAVTAVADAVDADDRAAREAARALADHGDGDDGEPPAVLTLSRSGTVAAALERLDGPVFVAESEPGGEGREVAASLAADDDDPGATDDRAVTLLPDSAIASLLADGRVDVALVGADAVFPDGGVANKVGTRGLALAATREGVPVYAATARDKVVPAGAAFHPETAPFEAAEPVATYAPLFECAPADCVTVVTEDGPLDPETVRAVAEEHRALAAWDRDGDADARGDDGKE; encoded by the coding sequence ATGGCACACGTCGTCACCGCCTTCCTCCGCGACCGCGGCGAGGTGCTGCTCGTCCGCCGCAGCGACGCCGTCGGCACCTACTCGGGGCGCTGGGGCGGCGTCTCGGGGTACGTCGAGGGCGACGCCGACGACCCGGTCGACGACGCGCTCCGGGAGATCCGAGAGGAAACCGGCATCGGCAAGACGGACCTGACGCTCGTCCGCCGCGGCGACACGGTCGCCGTCCACGACGCCGAGGGGGCGTTCACCGTCCACCCGTTCCTGTTCGACTGCGACACGCGGGCCGTGGAGCCGAACGAGGAGCTGGCCGCGACCGAGTGGGTCCAGCCGCCGGCGATGCTGGAGCGGGAGACGGTGCCGCGGCTGTGGGACGCCTACCGCGCCGTCGGCCCGACCGCCGAGACCGTGGCCGCCGACCGAACGCACGGCTCCGCGTCCGTCTCGGTCCGCGCGCTGGAGGCGCTTCGCGACGAGGCCGCCGACGCGACGCTCGCGGGCCACCCGTGGGAGTCGGTCGCCGACGCCGCCCGCGACCTGCGGGACGCCCGGCCGGGAATGACCGCGCTCGCGACGCGAGTGAACCGCGTGATGCACGAGGCCGATCGGACGCCGGCGGCGGTTCGGGATCGGGCGGTCACGGCCGTCGCCGACGCGGTCGACGCCGACGACCGGGCGGCGCGTGAGGCGGCCAGGGCGCTGGCCGACCACGGGGACGGCGACGACGGCGAGCCGCCGGCGGTGCTCACGCTGTCGCGCTCGGGCACCGTCGCCGCGGCGCTGGAACGCCTCGACGGCCCGGTGTTCGTCGCCGAGTCCGAGCCGGGCGGCGAGGGACGCGAGGTGGCCGCGTCGCTGGCGGCCGACGACGACGATCCGGGGGCGACTGACGACCGCGCGGTGACGCTGCTCCCCGACTCGGCGATCGCGTCGCTGCTCGCCGACGGCCGCGTCGACGTCGCGCTCGTCGGCGCCGACGCGGTGTTCCCCGACGGCGGCGTCGCCAACAAGGTCGGCACCCGCGGGCTGGCGCTGGCGGCCACCCGCGAGGGCGTGCCGGTGTACGCGGCGACCGCGCGCGACAAGGTGGTCCCCGCGGGGGCGGCGTTCCACCCGGAGACGGCTCCCTTCGAGGCGGCCGAGCCCGTGGCGACGTACGCGCCGCTGTTCGAATGCGCGCCGGCCGACTGCGTGACCGTCGTGACCGAGGACGGCCCGCTCGATCCCGAGACGGTGCGTGCGGTGGCCGAGGAACACCGCGCGCTCGCGGCGTGGGACCGCGACGGCGACGCGGACGCCCGCGGCGACGATGGGAAGGAGTGA
- a CDS encoding coenzyme F420-0:L-glutamate ligase: MELFAVPDLPEIREGDDLAALVRDRVDLRPDDVVCVASTVVSKAEGRAFDLDDFPAGPRAREIAARLSEISGDEKDPRFAQAVLEESTEVIMEAPFLLTESRFGHVGVNAGIDRSNVPEGDLLLLPKRPSESAERIRDGLPADRVLVTDTCGRPFRHGQRGVAVGWAGMAPARDWRGESDRDGRELGVTVENVADELAAAANLVAGEGAGGTPVVVVRGFEWGDHAESDAHFRDVDGDLIRQAVRGWEFDG; this comes from the coding sequence ATGGAGCTATTCGCCGTCCCCGACCTCCCCGAGATCCGGGAGGGGGACGACCTCGCGGCGCTCGTCCGCGACCGGGTCGACCTCCGACCCGACGACGTGGTCTGTGTCGCCTCGACGGTCGTCTCGAAGGCCGAGGGCCGCGCGTTCGATCTGGACGACTTCCCGGCGGGCCCGCGAGCGCGGGAGATCGCCGCCCGGCTCTCGGAGATCTCCGGCGACGAGAAGGACCCCCGATTCGCGCAGGCCGTCCTGGAGGAGTCGACCGAGGTGATCATGGAGGCGCCGTTCCTGCTCACCGAGTCCCGATTCGGCCACGTCGGCGTCAACGCGGGCATCGACCGATCGAACGTCCCCGAGGGCGACCTCCTCCTGCTGCCGAAGCGCCCCTCCGAGTCCGCCGAGCGCATCCGCGATGGGCTGCCCGCCGACCGCGTGCTCGTCACCGACACCTGCGGGCGGCCGTTCCGCCACGGCCAGCGCGGCGTCGCCGTCGGCTGGGCCGGGATGGCGCCCGCCCGCGACTGGCGCGGCGAGTCGGACCGCGACGGCCGGGAACTCGGGGTGACCGTCGAGAACGTCGCCGACGAACTCGCGGCGGCCGCCAACCTCGTCGCCGGCGAGGGCGCCGGGGGAACTCCGGTCGTCGTCGTCCGCGGCTTCGAGTGGGGCGACCACGCGGAGTCGGACGCGCACTTCCGGGACGTGGACGGCGACCTGATCCGCCAGGCGGTTCGGGGGTGGGAGTTCGATGGATAG
- a CDS encoding 5,10-methylenetetrahydromethanopterin reductase, with translation MLGIELAPEHPVDRMVELGTLAEDAGFDSLFVSHHYNNRDAFSVLSQLAAATDTARLGPGVVNPLEFHPATLASKVATLDEASGGRAVFGVGPGDPSTLRNLGLGDERGLRPVLEAFKTAQKLWAGERVDGASTFAAADAGLNYEPPQGADIPVYVGGEGPHMCRMAGKHADGLLFNGSHLDDLAWAREQAEQGKTDRPDSRGDFDLAAYAAVSVAEDADAARDAARPPVAFIAAGAAPPVLDRHGIDAGLAGDIGDRIAAGDFSEAFDLVTPAMVDAFCMAGDADAVAERMAAVLEHADSLVVGSPLGPDLDAAIELAAEAAARATE, from the coding sequence ATGCTCGGCATCGAACTCGCGCCGGAACACCCGGTCGACCGGATGGTCGAACTCGGGACGCTCGCCGAGGACGCCGGCTTCGACTCGCTGTTCGTCTCCCACCACTACAACAACCGCGACGCGTTCTCCGTGCTCTCGCAACTGGCCGCCGCGACCGACACCGCCCGCCTCGGCCCGGGTGTCGTCAACCCGCTGGAGTTCCACCCCGCCACGCTCGCCTCGAAGGTGGCGACGCTGGACGAGGCCAGCGGCGGCCGCGCCGTCTTCGGCGTCGGCCCCGGCGACCCCTCCACCCTCCGCAACCTCGGCCTCGGCGATGAGCGGGGCCTCCGGCCGGTGCTGGAGGCGTTCAAAACCGCGCAGAAGCTGTGGGCCGGCGAGCGCGTCGACGGCGCCTCGACCTTCGCCGCCGCCGACGCGGGGCTGAACTACGAACCCCCGCAGGGCGCCGACATCCCGGTGTACGTCGGCGGCGAAGGGCCACACATGTGCCGGATGGCGGGCAAGCACGCCGACGGCCTGCTGTTCAACGGCTCACACCTCGACGACCTCGCGTGGGCGCGCGAGCAGGCGGAGCAAGGCAAGACCGACCGTCCGGACTCCCGCGGCGACTTCGACCTCGCGGCCTACGCCGCCGTCAGCGTCGCCGAGGACGCCGACGCGGCACGGGATGCCGCCCGGCCGCCCGTGGCGTTCATCGCCGCCGGCGCCGCGCCGCCGGTGCTGGACCGCCACGGGATCGACGCGGGTCTGGCGGGTGATATCGGCGACCGGATCGCCGCCGGCGACTTCTCCGAGGCGTTCGATCTGGTCACGCCCGCGATGGTCGACGCGTTCTGCATGGCCGGCGACGCGGACGCGGTCGCCGAGCGCATGGCCGCGGTGCTGGAGCACGCCGACTCGCTGGTCGTCGGCTCGCCGCTGGGGCCGGATCTCGACGCGGCGATCGAGCTGGCGGCCGAGGCGGCCGCTCGCGCGACGGAGTAG